In the Sarcophilus harrisii chromosome 3, mSarHar1.11, whole genome shotgun sequence genome, one interval contains:
- the LOC100917855 gene encoding interferon-inducible GTPase 5, translating to MASKSQAPQTEEESTILMAKEELEALRTAFELGDIPKAASRLRELLGSAESSRLDVGVTGESGAGKSSLINALRGIGAEDPGAARTGVIETTTQPTPYPHPQLPELMLWDLPGAGSPGCPADKYLKQVDFARYNFFLLVSPRRCGAVETRLATEILRQGKKFYFIRTKVDEDLAASRTQRPSGYSESAVLQEIRDHCAERLRAAGVQDPRIFLVSNLSPARYDFPLLVATWERELPAHRRHAGLLSLPDISLQALQKKKDALQEQVLKTALVSGVIQALPVPGLAAAYDDALLIRSLRGYHRSFGLDDDSLARLAEQVGKQAGDLRSVIRSPLATEVSPEAVLRMYAQSSDGAMRVARAFEKGIPVFGTLVAGGISFGTVYTMLQGCLNEMAEDAQRVRIKALEEEVTSPGSDARLDVASGPGLEKRGAGEGGGEDPPISARRKLGLLLKYILESWKKRDGVEDK from the coding sequence ATGGCGTCCAAGTCACAAGCCCCCCAGACCGAGGAGGAGAGCACCATCCTCATGGCTAAGGAAGAGCTCGAGGCTCTTCGGACGGCCTTCGAGCTGGGGGATATCCCGAAGGCTGCCTCCCGCCTCCGGGAGCTTCTGGGCTCCGCTGAGAGTAGCCGCCTCGATGTGGGCGTGACCGGCGAGTCCGGGGCCGGCAAGTCTTCCTTGATCAACGCCCTTCGAGGGATCGGGGCCGAGGATCCCGGCGCGGCTCGGACTGGCGTCATCGAGACCACAACCCAGCCcaccccctacccccacccccagctgcCTGAGCTCATGCTGTGGGACCTGCCAGGGGCCGGCTCACCCGGCTGCCCAGCCGACAAGTACCTGAAGCAGGTAGACTTTGCTCGCTACAATTTCTTCCTCCTGGTCTCACCCCGCCGCTGTGGGGCCGTGGAGACCCGGCTGGCGACCGAGATCCTCCGTCAGGGCAAGAAATTCTACTTCATCCGCACCAAGGTGGACGAGGACCTGGCGGCTTCTCGCACCCAGCGCCCCTCGGGCTACAGCGAGAGCGCTGTCTTACAGGAGATCCGAGACCACTGCGCGGAGCGCCTGCGAGCCGCCGGCGTCCAGGACCCCCGGATCTTCCTCGTGTCCAACCTGTCGCCGGCGCGCTACGACTTCCCTCTGCTGGTGGCCACCTGGGAGCGGGAGCTGCCGGCCCACCGCCGCCACGCCGGGCTGCTGTCCCTGCCCGACATCTCCCTCCAGGCCCTGCAGAAGAAGAAGGACGCCCTGCAGGAGCAGGTGCTGAAGACCGCGCTGGTGTCCGGGGTCATCCAGGCCCTGCCCGTGCCCGGGCTGGCGGCCGCCTACGACGACGCCCTGCTGATCCGCTCCCTGCGCGGCTACCACCGCAGCTTCGGCCTGGACGACGACTCCCTGGCCAGGCTGGCCGAGCAGGTGGGCAAGCAGGCCGGCGACCTGCGCTCCGTGATCCGCTCGCCGCTGGCCACCGAGGTCTCGCCGGAGGCGGTGCTGCGCATGTACGCCCAATCATCGGACGGGGCCATGCGCGTGGCCCGGGCCTTCGAGAAGGGCATCCCCGTGTTCGGGACCCTGGTGGCCGGGGGCATCTCCTTCGGGACCGTCTACACCATGCTCCAGGGCTGCCTTAACGAGATGGCCGAGGACGCCCAGCGTGTCCGGATCAAAGCCCTGGAAGAGGAGGTCACCTCCCCTGGCTCCGACGCCCGCCTCGACGTCGCCAGCGGGCCCGGGTTGGAGAAGAGGGGGGCAGGCGAGGGCGGCGGGGAGGATCCTCCAATCTCAGCCCGCCGGAAGCTTGGACTGCTGCTCAAGTACATTCTGGAGAGCTGGAAAAAACGGGATGGGGTCGAAGACAAATAA
- the LOC100919066 gene encoding interferon-inducible GTPase 5 → MAAPTTQESKTTLSLSPEKMASIGEVFQGDSLSATSTKLRSTLQSLENVRLDIAITGGAGSGRSTFVNSLRGLGDEDQGSAQTGLAGATSAPTPYPHPKYPNVIVWELPDLGAASLQPEQYLEKVLMGRYDLFILLSAERFSPGHARLARALQARDKPCYLVRSKVDVDVAASRQRRPSTFSEEGVLMDIRENCRSYLQAEGVAKPKVFLLSTFELDKFDFQLLSEVIVRDLESSKRHAFLLALPNVSNAVLEKKAGSMLQHIWLVATVACTVNPLPVPGVPEVACDLGLLVRALSGYRRGLGLEAGGLQRLAQRTGGSLQAMQSRVCGPLCEASPRQVIDFLGRACGSTTATFAQELASLPMLGVLASCSFSFATVYQMLRAYLDKATAEAKKTLSQALPTGQ, encoded by the exons ATGGCTGCCCCGACGACCCAGGAATCTAAGACCACCCTGTCTCTGAGCCCAGAGAAGATGGCGTCCATCGGAGAGGTCTTCCAGGGAGACAGCCTGTCCGCCACCTCCACCAAGCTGCGCTCCACCCTCCAGTCCCTGGAGAACGTGCGGCTGGACATCGCCATCACGGGCGGGGCGGGCTCGGGCAGGTCCACCTTCGTCAACTCGCTGCGGGGCCTGGGCGACGAGGACCAGGGCTCGGCGCAGACCGGGCTGGCCGGGGCCACGTCGGCCCCCACGCCGTACCCGCACCCCAAGTACCCCAACGTCATCGTCTGGGAGCTGCCCGACTTGGGGGCAGCCTCCCTGCAACCCGAGCAGTACCTCGAGAAGGTCCTCATGGGCCGCTACGATCTCTTCATCCTGCTCAGCGCCGAGCGCTTCAGCCCCGGCCACGCAAGGCTCGCGCGCGCCCTCCAGGCCCGGGACAAGCCCTGCTACCTGGTCCGCTCCAAGGTGGACGTGGACGTGGCCGCCTCCCGCCAGCGCAGAcccagcaccttctctgaggAAGGCGTGCTCATGGACATCCGGGAAAACTGCCGTTCCTACCTGCAAG CGGAGGGGGTCGCCAAGCCCAAGGTCTTCCTGCTGTCCACGTTCGAGCTGGACAAGTTCGACTTCCAGCTGCTCAGCGAGGTCATAGTGAGAGACCTGGAGAGCTCCAAGCGCCACGCCTTCCTGCTGGCCCTGCCCAACGTGTCCAACGCCGTCCTGGAGAAGAAGGCCGGCTCCATGCTCCAGCACATTTGGCTCGTGGCCACCGTGGCCTGCACCGTGAACCCGCTGCCGGTGCCCGGGGTGCCCGAGGTGGCCTGCGACCTGGGGCTGCTGGTGCGCGCCCTGTCCGGCTACCGCCGCGGCCTGGGGCTGGAGGCGGGCGGCCTGCAGCGGCTGGCCCAGCGCACCGGCGGCTCCCTGCAGGCCATGCAGAGCAGGGTGTGCGGGCCGCTGTGCGAGGCCAGCCCTCGGCAGGTGATCGACTTCCTGGGCCGCGCCTGCGGGAGCACCACGGCCACCTTCGCGCAGGAGCTGGCGTCCCTGCCCATGCTGGGCGTGCTGGCCTCCTGCAGCTTCTCCTTCGCCACCGTGTACCAGATGCTCCGCGCCTACCTGGACAAGGCCACGGCGGAGGCCAAGAAAACCCTGAGCCAGGCCTTGCCCACGGGCCAGTGA